The sequence TCTTTAGGGCAAATCTTAAAACGCTCATTAAAGCTATTTTTAAGTTTTTGCAAAGCTAACTCGCTTTTGAGGTTTTTCACTTGTTCGCTCAAACTTTCTAAAGAGACGCTTATATTGGGTATTTCTTGTTTTAAAGGGGTGCGAAAAAGCCTCCAAACAAGCCCCAACAATAACACAGGGAGCAAGCATACAAACAGGATCAAATACATGAAAGCGTAATAAGTCAAACTGCCCATGGATTAAGGTTTATAAGCGTTCTTTATAATAGGCATTTGTCGCTTCAATATAGCCTTCCACACTCCCACAATCGTATCGTTTGCCTTTGAACTGGTAAGCGATGATGCGTTTTCTTTTGGCTTGAGTGAGCAAGGCGTCTGTGATTTGGATTTCATTGTTTTTACCCGGTTTAGTCTCGTGCAAAATCTCAAAAATATCCGGGGTTAAAATATAGCGCCCTATCACGGCTAAATTGCTTGGGGCGTCTTGTTGGCTTGGTTTTTCCACCATGTCTTTAATTTCATATACCCCCTCTTCTAACAATTCGCCCTTAATCACGCCGTATTTTGAAACTTCTTCTAACGCCACTTCTTCAATAGCCACGATAGAGCATTGGTATTTTTGATACAGTGAAGTCATTTGCTTCAACACGCTTGGGTGGTTGTGGCTAGTGCATAAATCATCGGCTAAAATCACTGCAAAAGGTTCATTGCCTATAAGGGCTTCTCCGGTTAAAATCGCATGCCCCAAACCTTTCATTTGTTTCTGGCGCACATAGGAAAAACAGCATTTTTCTATAATGTTACGAACGCTTTGCAACGCTTTTTCTTTGTTGGTGCCTTGGATCTGGTGCTCTATTTCATAGCTCGTGTCAAAATAATCTTCCAAACTGCGTTTGTTTCTTCCTGTCACAATCGCCATCACTTCACAGCCTGCCTCCATCGCTTCCTCCACAGCGTATTGCATGAGAGGTTTATCCACAATGGGTAGCATCTCTTTAGGGATGGTTTTAGTGATCGGCAAAAAGCGTGTGCCATAGCCGGCGGCAGGAAAAAGGCATTTTTTAATCATGAGTTGTCCTTTGTAAGAGTTTGTTCTAAAAATGCATCAATGGGGATGAAATTCCCAAAAATTTCTTGATAAATCAAGTAATTGAGCATGACCCTAAAGCCATACATACGGGTTTCGCTATAAGGCATAAGCTCCATGCTAAGCCAAGGCTCAAAGCGATTTTTTCCTTTGAATCGTTTGGAGCTTTCTAACCATCTCCTTAAAAACCCCGGCCCAGCGTTATAAGCATAGGCGACAAAAAGGGGGTGGTTGAATTGTTTTTTCAAACGGTTCAAATAATAATTGCCAAATTTAAGGGCGATATTGGGGTTAAACATGTCGTTTAGATCAATATTATCCATGCCAAGGCTTTTAGCGAAAGGCCCTACATTAAAGGGCATGATTTGCATAAGTCCTAGAGCAAAGGAGCGCGAAATGACCGCCGGGAGCAAAAAGCTTTCTTGCCTAGCGATCGCATACGCCATCGCCTTTTCATCCACGCTTTGCCACTCAATAATACCCTCATAAGGGGATAAATAATAATAAAGCTTTTCTTTATTGCGTTGGCTTAAAAAATAGGTTAATTCAGGAGCGCTTTTTTCATAATGCAAGCTCTTTAGCATCGCATTAAACGCCCCCTCATCTTTCAAACTCAAAGTTTTTTCCTTAAAAATTTGCCATAAAAAAGGATCGTAAGTGTTAAAGGGAGGGGCTTCTTGGCTTAAATTTTGGATATGCGAAATGATGCGGTAATTAGGTGCAGCTTTGAGTTTGCGGTTTGCATAAAAGCTATAAAGGTTTAAGGCAGGGCTTTGTGAAAGGCGTTCTAAAGTTTTTTTCTTTTTAGAGACTAGGTATTGCCAAAAGATGGCTCTATTTTTTGAAAAATCATCGTCTTTGACAACTTCTTCGGATCGTTCAAAATATTTGAGCGCTTTAGAGGGTTTTTTGCGTAAAATTTCATTAATCCCTAAAATAAAAAAGGTTTGTGCGTTGCTGTGGGTGGCGTTACTTTTAGCTAGAGCGTCTTTAAAATGATCCAATTTAGGATCTAATATAACTTGATAAATCAAGCGGTTAAATGCTGGGTAATTTTCATCTAAAAGGCGGTTTAATTCCTTAATAGGGATATGCTCTTCAAAGAGTTGGAGCTTTTTTTCGTAACTCAAATGATTAAAAAGCGCACTAAACACTTGCACATTAGCCTTAAACAAAGAAGCGCTCACATTCTTACTTTGCAAAATTTCTAATTCTTCATAAAGAACAGGATAAGCCTCTTTGATTTTAGCTTGTAAGGGCTTAAGGGTTTGAATAGGGATTTTATCAAAATCCTTGATTTTTGATTTTAAAGCGATAGCGATACAGCTATTTTGGAAAGTGTCTAATTCTTCTAGCATGCTTTCTAAAGTAATTTGCTTGCAATAAATATCTTCAGGCATTTTGGCATCAGGGATCTTCTCTGAATTGTCCGAGCCTTTTTCTTGCATGGCTTTTTGCAGGGCACTATTTTTATTTTGAGTCAATTCATAGGCTTTTTTAGCGTTTTCTAAACTAGTTTTTTTATCACTAATATAACGCCATAAATAATAATCCCTAACAATCCCAATGGGCTTTTTCTCTAAATCTTTTAAATTCAACTCGGTTTGAGAAAAACCAACGCCAAGCACACCCATAAAAAATAAAATAAAAAAACGCATGCTTTTCTTTAGAGACTTTTGGCGAGCATAAAAAGCCATTGGATTAAAGTCAAATCTAAAAACTTCAAAACAATGACCACCACTAAAGGAGCGAAATCCAACCCGTTAAACACCAACTTGAATTTAGAGCGCAAAAAATAAAACACCGGCTCACACAAGCGAGCGAGGATTTGCATAATGGGGTTATTCGGATTGGGCTGCACAAAGCTTATGAGCGAATAAATGATCACTACCCATATATAAATTGTAATGAGCGAGCTTAAAATCACGGCTATCGCATTAAGAAGAGTGGAAAATATCATGCTTTTAGCCTTAAAATTTCTTGATAATGGCTTTGAATATAAGGGAAAATCAAAGGCAATTCAACGCCATGCGAATCCCCAATTAAAAGAATGCGCAAAGGTTTAAAAAAATCTTTACCTTTAAGCTGGCTTAATCGCATGGCTTCTTTTTTAAAACTTTCAAAATCCTTATACGCTTGAAAATCCATGCTTTTTAGGGCGTTAAAAAGTATTGAGCAGCGCTCTTTAAAATCTTCGTTTTCATAAGTTTTAACAATATCTTTTGGCTCTAAAAACAACGAAATTTTTTCTTTCAATTCTAAAAGCGTATCGCATTCTTCTATGAATAATCTTAAAAGCCCTAAAAGATTCCTATCTTTTATTTGAGAAAGCTCTAATAATTTTTCATCATCTAAACGCTTTAAATGCTGGTGGTTTAAGTGTTTTAAATATTTTAAATTAAAATGAGCTGGGGAATTAGAAAGGTTTTCTAAACTAAACCATTCTAACGCTTCATCAAGGCTAAAAACTTCTTTAGGCACTTTATTACCAATAGTGATGAGGTAATTCACAATAGCAACCGGCAAAAACCCTTGATTTAAAAGCCATTTCACGCTAGAGGCTTCATCCCTTTTGCTCATCTTTTTACCGCTTGCTTCATCTAAGATAATGGGCAAATGTGCATAAATAATAGGGTTGTTGGAGCCTAAAGCTTGTTGGATTAAGATTTGTTTAGGGGTGTTACTCACATGATCTTCGCCCCTAATAATAAGACTGATTTCATAAAGCAAATCATCGCATGCACAAGCGAAATTATAAGTAGGGCTCTTATCCTTTCTTAAAAGCACAAAAGAATCCAATTCATAAGGCTCAAATTTCACTTCTTTTTTAATCGCATCGTTAAAAGACACCGCATGATTTGGGGCTTTTAAACGCACCACAGGGGTATTGTGCTGGTTTTTCTCTAAAGCCGCCCATTCATCTAAATACCTGAAAGGGCGTTTTTCGTTTTTGGCTTTTTCTTTTTCTTGTTCTAAAAATCCCACACTCGCATAACAATAAAACGCCTTATTTTCTTTAAGCAATTTTTCTGCCATTTCCCTATGGTAATCTATGTTATGGCTTTGATACACGAGTTTATCCCAGTTCATTCCCATGAGCTTTAGAATCTCTAAAATCTCCTGATCTTTGCCTTCAATATTGCGCTCTTTATCTGTGTCTTCAATGCGAATGAGAAAGGGTTTATGTTGCTGTTTAGCCACAATATAGTTAAAAATGGCTGCCCTTAAATTCCCTATGTGCATATCCCCAGTAGGCGAAGGTGCAAAACGAAGCATAAAAACCCTTTATGAAAAAATAGTTTTTGATTATACCTAAAAAAGAGACATAAATAAGCCCATACATAAAAATTTTAAACTCACTAAAAGAAATCGCTTTGTATTGCATTTAAAAAAGTGCGGTATTATGGATACGAGAAAATTTTCTTAAGTTATCTTGCCTAAAGATATTAAATCGTAGGAAATATTGGCACTATGCTTTTTAAATAGTATTATTTAGTATTATTAAACCTAATTTCCAACAAGCCCAATTCATAGCAGGATCAACCATGCAAAAAATCGTATTCTCTCTGTCTTTATTCTCATCTTTATCTTTATTCTCTTTTTGTAGCGCTGAAGAAAATGGGGCGTATGCGAGCGTGGGGTTTGAATATTCTATGAGCTATGCCATCCAACACAACAACCCCTTTTTAAATCAAGAACGCATTAAAATCATTTCCAACGCTTACAATCAAATCAATGGACTCAATCAAGTTGCAAATCAAGTCAAAAACATGCCCAAAACCTTTGAATATATCAATAACAATCTAAAAAACAACCCTAAACCAAGCGCTACTGCAATGCAAGCTGAAGCTTACTACCTCCAATCCACGCTTAAGAACATTGAAAAAATAGTGATGGTTAGCCATAGCGCTCCATCCAACCCTAAATTAGTCCAAGCGTTAGAAGAAATGCAAAAACCCACTGCCGATCCTTTAGAATTAGTCACAAACTTAAAAAATTTAGAATTGCAATTCAACCACTCTCAAAACAACATCCTTGCTTCGCTTTCTTCTCAAACCGCTCGCCTTTCAAATTCTTTAAACTCGCTTGATCCTAGTGCTCATTCTAAAAACATTTCAAACATGTATGGGGTAACTTTGAGCGTGGGATACAAGCATTTTTTTACCAAAAAGAGGAATCAAGGGTTTCGCTATTACTTGTTTTATGACTATGGCTACACTCATTTCAGTTTTGCGGGTAATGGCATTGGTTTAGGGAAAATGAACAACCATCTCTATGGGCTTGGAGTGGATTATCTTTTTAATTTCATTGACAATGCGCAAAAACATTCTAGCGTGGGTTTTTATGTGGGCTTTGCTTTAGCGGGGAGTTCTTGGGTGGGGAGTGGTTTGAGTCTGTGGATAAGCCAAATGGATTTTATCAACAATTATTTGACCAACTATCAAGCTGAAATGCACACCAGTTTTTTTCAAATCCCTTTGAATTTTGGATTTCGTGTGAATGTGGATAGGCATAATGGCTTTGAAATGGGCTTAAAGATCCCTTTAGCGATCAATTCTTTTTATGAAACGCATGGCAAAGGGTTAAACACTTCCCTCTTTTTTAAACGCCTTGTCATGTTTAATGTAAGTTATGTTTATAGTTTTTAGGGGGTTAAAATTTTTATTGCAACCATTAAGGAAAAACCATGCACATCGCTTGCCTTTTGGCTTTAGGGGATAATCTCATCACGATTAGCCTTTTAAAAGAAATCGCTCTCAAACAGCAACAA comes from Helicobacter acinonychis and encodes:
- the galU gene encoding UTP--glucose-1-phosphate uridylyltransferase GalU gives rise to the protein MIKKCLFPAAGYGTRFLPITKTIPKEMLPIVDKPLMQYAVEEAMEAGCEVMAIVTGRNKRSLEDYFDTSYEIEHQIQGTNKEKALQSVRNIIEKCCFSYVRQKQMKGLGHAILTGEALIGNEPFAVILADDLCTSHNHPSVLKQMTSLYQKYQCSIVAIEEVALEEVSKYGVIKGELLEEGVYEIKDMVEKPSQQDAPSNLAVIGRYILTPDIFEILHETKPGKNNEIQITDALLTQAKRKRIIAYQFKGKRYDCGSVEGYIEATNAYYKERL
- a CDS encoding lytic transglycosylase domain-containing protein; this translates as MRFFILFFMGVLGVGFSQTELNLKDLEKKPIGIVRDYYLWRYISDKKTSLENAKKAYELTQNKNSALQKAMQEKGSDNSEKIPDAKMPEDIYCKQITLESMLEELDTFQNSCIAIALKSKIKDFDKIPIQTLKPLQAKIKEAYPVLYEELEILQSKNVSASLFKANVQVFSALFNHLSYEKKLQLFEEHIPIKELNRLLDENYPAFNRLIYQVILDPKLDHFKDALAKSNATHSNAQTFFILGINEILRKKPSKALKYFERSEEVVKDDDFSKNRAIFWQYLVSKKKKTLERLSQSPALNLYSFYANRKLKAAPNYRIISHIQNLSQEAPPFNTYDPFLWQIFKEKTLSLKDEGAFNAMLKSLHYEKSAPELTYFLSQRNKEKLYYYLSPYEGIIEWQSVDEKAMAYAIARQESFLLPAVISRSFALGLMQIMPFNVGPFAKSLGMDNIDLNDMFNPNIALKFGNYYLNRLKKQFNHPLFVAYAYNAGPGFLRRWLESSKRFKGKNRFEPWLSMELMPYSETRMYGFRVMLNYLIYQEIFGNFIPIDAFLEQTLTKDNS
- a CDS encoding YggT family protein, with translation MIFSTLLNAIAVILSSLITIYIWVVIIYSLISFVQPNPNNPIMQILARLCEPVFYFLRSKFKLVFNGLDFAPLVVVIVLKFLDLTLIQWLFMLAKSL
- the gltX gene encoding glutamate--tRNA ligase, with amino-acid sequence MLRFAPSPTGDMHIGNLRAAIFNYIVAKQQHKPFLIRIEDTDKERNIEGKDQEILEILKLMGMNWDKLVYQSHNIDYHREMAEKLLKENKAFYCYASVGFLEQEKEKAKNEKRPFRYLDEWAALEKNQHNTPVVRLKAPNHAVSFNDAIKKEVKFEPYELDSFVLLRKDKSPTYNFACACDDLLYEISLIIRGEDHVSNTPKQILIQQALGSNNPIIYAHLPIILDEASGKKMSKRDEASSVKWLLNQGFLPVAIVNYLITIGNKVPKEVFSLDEALEWFSLENLSNSPAHFNLKYLKHLNHQHLKRLDDEKLLELSQIKDRNLLGLLRLFIEECDTLLELKEKISLFLEPKDIVKTYENEDFKERCSILFNALKSMDFQAYKDFESFKKEAMRLSQLKGKDFFKPLRILLIGDSHGVELPLIFPYIQSHYQEILRLKA
- a CDS encoding outer membrane protein is translated as MQKIVFSLSLFSSLSLFSFCSAEENGAYASVGFEYSMSYAIQHNNPFLNQERIKIISNAYNQINGLNQVANQVKNMPKTFEYINNNLKNNPKPSATAMQAEAYYLQSTLKNIEKIVMVSHSAPSNPKLVQALEEMQKPTADPLELVTNLKNLELQFNHSQNNILASLSSQTARLSNSLNSLDPSAHSKNISNMYGVTLSVGYKHFFTKKRNQGFRYYLFYDYGYTHFSFAGNGIGLGKMNNHLYGLGVDYLFNFIDNAQKHSSVGFYVGFALAGSSWVGSGLSLWISQMDFINNYLTNYQAEMHTSFFQIPLNFGFRVNVDRHNGFEMGLKIPLAINSFYETHGKGLNTSLFFKRLVMFNVSYVYSF